The following DNA comes from Capsicum annuum cultivar UCD-10X-F1 chromosome 7, UCD10Xv1.1, whole genome shotgun sequence.
TCTATCTATTTTATTCTTAGCattaaatacattcattattcaatgtattttcaaaacattaaatttattatatttagggGTAATGTGGTGAAATTACttttatcatttactatttcttaatttGTATGTCAAGTAAATAGTGAAGAACTATTGATGAACGGAAGAAGTAAGAAAGAAAACATTTATTGTTAAGGATGTGGTGCAGCGGATGAGGCTGCTCCTCCATCAAtcagaggtctcgggttcgagccCTGATATGGTAAAATCCTTGATAGGGAGTGCTTCCCCCGAATGAGGCTCTACGCGGTGCGAATCCAAATTAGTCCACCGAAtggaaaacaaaaacaaaaaaatatctattttgattttctttcatcACTAATTTTGCTTGGTATCATAAAATTTTGGTAGTAGTAGCAACACTTGCAATTAAAGGTAGGTAGGTGAACCACTGCCTACTGATTCTTGTGTACTTTTAGTTGAATTTTCCAAGCATGTCAAATGACTTcacctctttccttttttgtttgcttgtttttcttttgtgttgAATATTCTTTTGCACTAGTCTGAGATAACTTTGTTTATCCCATTCCATATCAAATAACCCCTAATAACTATTAGGCAAACTTTTTAGATGATCAATATATTACCAGGACAACTCTTTACCAAGTATTTAACCACATAAAATTCTTCTCTACTGTCAATACTTCGTGAATAACATGTGGTTTTCATGTAAGAAAGGGAAATTTCATATCAATACTTCATATAATTAAAAGCAGCAAAGTACTTGCTGAAGTAACACACTTATTAGTACTAAAAAATTACGTATTATTATTCTAAGCATCTAAGAAAGAATGGCTCTTTACACTTTTGGCTCACATGAAACTGGTTGCTACTATACTATCCCCCCTTCCTCTCCCGCTGTGCATGCTTCCGCGAATTCTTGGATACATCTTTCTTTTTCAAGTGTTCGGGTGATCGATCACTTTGGAGCCTCCAGAGACTGGAGAAACACTGCAGTTTGTCAAAAGACTGCATTCCACAAAGCATTCTCGCCTTCCCCACAACGTCGATGAACCTCCTTAATCCTATCTACGGACCTGCATATCCCGCTGCAGCTCCAATCAAAGGAAGCAACACAAATGTTGCCTGCTTGAGCTTTCCACTCACAATCTGGTGAAATTAAGATAAACAAAAGTCGAATTAATCATCTCGGAACATTTTGAGATCGGACTAGATTCCTGGTGAGAATGCGATATACATTCAAGGATCTAATGTATGGACAGGAAGCAAACTTCTGAAGAGTCAAGAGGGTAACTGAAGTGCGTAAAAGAGGGTGGAAAATATAAACAGAAACAcaattcaagaattttccaaaACTTTTCTCGACCAAATGAGCCACGAAAAATAGTATAGATGCAATTTTTTTCCTGTCACGAGgcaataatgaaaaagaaaagaacacaCTAACAGACCGGTGCCATGTGCATAAAAGGACAAGGCAGCCATGTGGAAGAAAAAAGCTATGTCACTATTAGAATGACACCCATATGAAAAAGTACAGAACAGTCATGAGCAAAAAGGGGGAGTCATGTCCTGTTACTTCTAAACTGCCACAGGGTAAACCACAACATCTCGGTTCCTGTGGTTGTTCTAATACCATGTAAACCGAAGGGTAAAACAAATAAAGAGGCCAAAAAAATATTAAGTCTTTTGAACGACCCAAAAGTGAAAGATCATACTGTGTACTTGGGAGATTTTCTTATACCAATTGTTTGATCTTGTAGGCAGAGTTTAATCACCTTCCCAAATTAGCGATAGTCATTAACTTATAATTCTTGCCTTATTTGCTTGGAGAAACAAGAAAAGATGGATAAATGAAATACAGCACTGCCGAATCTAAAAATGTTCAATgcacataaacaaatcaaaacttCAGCGGTTTTAAGACTTGACAGTTCTAGAAAATGCTCTATTTCCAAGGAATAGTTTGACGAATTGTTACCAGGTGGAGTTCCACAACACAATCTTCTATCATCTATATGTTCCACATCCAATCCAATGAGCCATGACCCCAACGAGACATCCTCATTAACATACTTATGTAGAACATGCCTAGTACATGATTAAAAACCACGATCAGCAAATGATATCTACGCAAAAGAACAGGGCAAGTATATCAGAAAAAGCACAAACTTACTGATTTATCGAGATATAAGTGGCCAAATCTTTTGAAATGGCATATAGCTGCCCTGTTGCATGTCGAAAATATCTGTTTCCGTCCTCACCAAATTTCCAATGCTCAGGCTCATGATATCTCACTCCCCTGCAAAGATAAGAGGGGCAAAATAGGAGTGAGCTGAGGAAATATATCCAGGACTCATTTACGGTCAAAAGTGAAACTACTCTGCTTACTTCTGAGCAAGGACGGGACCGGATTTCATGCACCCAATGTATACCCTGGGTTTTGAACGATGCCTAGCCAGAGTTGCTCCCAGTGCACCTGAAGTTTTCAACAAGCATGTTGCCGCATGAGTCATAGCATAAGTATAGCAGTGCACTTGTTGTATATGGTAACACAAATATGGTCTTTGTGAACCATCTATGATGCAGAAAGAATGAGGCATAATGGCTGCAGGTCCTACCTATATTTACATGTACATCATCGTCAACTTTAACATAGTAGTCAGCATCCCACAGAGCAACAGCAGTAGTAAAATATGTCTTTGTCTTGGCAGATAATTCAAGATATCCCTCAACGTGTTCCTACAGAAGTCACAGTAACATGTCCGATAGATTAGTTTTAGAGGGGTTGGATCTGATATAAGATGGCCAAAGCATTAAATGTTACCAGCCTCAAGAAATCCCCGTGCTTCTTGTCTTCTGCCTCAATTGCTCTATCAAGAATGCCACCTGATGTTGCACTGGTTTTTGGATAATTACATGAGTAAGACAACAAGAATATCAAATCACAAGTAACTAAATATGAAAGAACAGCTGCCCCACTTTGAAATATCTTTTTAGAAGTATCGAGTCTTCAATTATACCatacaaaattgagaaaatgcaAACTAAATACATTTGTTTTTGTCATCCCTAATATATGCTGTAAGAAAATCTCGAGGAAAACTTCCAATGGAAGCCCTCACTTTACACACAACAAGAAGAAGTTATAAATGGGCGATGATGGGTCACTGCTGGAAAGAAATTAAAAGCTAACAACAATATCAAGAACACTGGAAACACAACACCTTGAGAATATCAACTATCAGTTGTAGTACCTACCTGTGACCTATGACAAAACGAATTACAATGCCCTTTTCTTCCTCTAGCTTCTTTCGCATATCACCTGTTTTCCACAAGTCAATAATCAAAATTCTAAGCATGCATCCAACATTTGAAAATCTCCAGAGTAACCCAGAAAAACacaaatagtgaagctcaagaaCCTCGTGGCATCCAGGTAGCACGAACTGAGTCTCTTCTCTTTCGGCTGTTGAAGGCAGTGTTTATCCCTATGACCATTAGATATTTCCTCTTCTTGGCCAATTCGGGGATCTTTATGTCTTCCGTTATCGGAGAACCACTCAGTATAGAATCTTGCAAAGACCTTGCTGCAGCTAGTTCCATCTCTAGGTTTGAAACTGTTTTATCCAGGGTTCTGTATTTTGTTACAAGGACAACAATCAATGAGTTTGTTGTTTCGGAGGAGAATAAAGCATGACATTCGTCAAATCTATTAGTTAAAAGCATGAAAAACATACTGTATAGCATGATGTGTTTTAGTAACTTCCCCGAAAATATCTTTGGATTCACTTTTCACGTCCTTCTGTTGAAAACAAGAAGATCAAAAACCATTAATTTTTAAATGACGCGAAAATCATTCCTCAAATTGCTGCTACACTCTTCTTATCTAATACTCACATTAGTAGGATCACAGTCCTCGGAAACTACCCCTAGCTTCTGATCATCAATCTGTGTTGTCCTTGCTATGCCTTTAGCTTCTGGCACTGTCCACATCCTATAACCAAATATCCTCAatgatgaaaaaatagaacaaagtTGCAAAACGCTCAATAGTTGGGCATTTTAAGCTACTCCCTCCCGTCCCAAATACTTGTCACATTGAACTTCTCGAGAGTCAATTTAACTAATCTTTTGAGCTTAATTGGATTAGATATTCGAAAActatatgaaaagtactataagtTGTAATTACTCTCATATCAATACAACATATAACATAAAAACTCGCAATCGTCAAATATTTCAAGTTCCCAAATACTTGTTCAGACCAGTTTTTGGGACTTCCACACacaacttcaaaaaaatttccaAGTAAAATGCATATgcaaactcaatttcaaattctaaaaatgacagacttaaaaaactcaaaaatttcgaTTTCAACTTCATAATCTATGGCCAAAGGAAAGCTAAGTTAAAGTTCATGTAGTTTGAATCTCGAGAATCGGGAAGTGACAAGTATTTTGGGATTCAGTGAGTACAATAATAAGCTCAGAAATGCAACTAAAGATCTTTTTCATGACAATAAACAGGCCTACTTCAACAACAACACCATCCTAACTTAGAAGCACTACTATAACATCATTAAATTTCTACATTGCATAAACAAAAGTCAGAGGATCAAAAGTTCCCTATAGAAACATTGAATATTAACAATCTATGTAAGGCTTAGATGATAAAGATCCAAACTTTCATAATCcaatcaaaaaaagaaaacctCAAAAGAAAGATCAAATGCATATTCACCTGTCAGTGAAGAGCATCCCAGCACAGAAACATACAATACATAGAAGAACAGTCAATTTCCTAGAAAAAACACCTCTTCCAGCTGATTCACCTCCTCTACTCTTCAAATTCATTGTGTTCTTCATTGCTTAAACCAATTAATAGCTAAATTCAAACAACATCCATTTCACTCCCCAAGTCAACAAACCCAAAATCAAGAACCCCCAAGCAATATCAATCTcaagattatttaaaaaaaaatcaattcaaactcAAAAACAAGAACTCCCAATCTCAATAttactaaaaaaatcaaattcaaactcaaaaacAAGAACTCCCAATCTCAAGATGACTAAAAATAGCCAATTCAAACCCAAAAGCAAGAACCCCCAAAGCAATATCAATCTCAAGATTACTAAAAATAGCAATTCAAACCCAAATCAAGAACCCCAAAAGCagtttcaagatttcaagaatattAAAAAAGATTCCTTTTTTTCTACTTTCTGTGCAAAGGGGGTTTCTATTTTCACATGGGAGAAGCGGTAGCTGgggtgaaataaaagaagaaagtaTTGGGAAGTATGTGGAATTTGATGAAAACAAGACCCACACACAATACAGCACTTAGTTCAGGAATCCATCCtgtttctcttttttcaaagTAAGAAGAgaactattttcttattattctttTAATGGTGGACACCTGTTTCTCTTTCTGTCAAAGAGAGAGAGATGACATTGTCGGTGAGCTAGCTGGTAAAAATGTTTGTAACTGTAATAATTAAAAaactgtttttttaatttttttttttgtgtgcgTGGGAATTCTGCGTCGGTAACAGCAAGCGAGCTTTTTTTTGTATCTGTAGTTTCTTGTTTGTAGTGTTGTGTGATATCTATGATTTCGGTTAGATAGTTCTTAGTAGTATTATCTTTTGACTGTAGtattattttgcatactgtattAGTTTATATACACTTatcttttgtatttgttatactgttgtCGATTCTAAGCCGGAGGTGtatcgaaaatagtctctctacctcatctgaggtagtggtatgatctatgtacactctaccctctccggACCttactatatgggaatacactggacatgttattgttgttgttatgtgtGTAGAAATTATAGGAGTAATATTTAGTGATAAACGAGTTTAGGTTGTAATCTATTGTTTTGATActacctattttttttttcttgtattagcctttttaaaaactattttgtcTTGAATCGAGAGTTTATCATAAACATTTTATTTGCCTCACATATGAGGTAATGATACGAAATGCTTTATACTTTACCTTCTTTAAACTTGgaatatgttattattgtgttttttgagatTTGTCTCACTACAAAGGTGTTTTTTTGTGTTGTTAACAGGTGGTTATTTGTTAGTACAGAAAAGTAAATCATGGACAGTGCACTTGTATCATTACTGTTAGATGTTAGAAGTTGGCAGCTGCAATTTAGTTGGAAAATGGGGTCACTTCAATTGTGTTTTGCTGTTTGTTTTTACCATTTTGTGTGTTGTGTGCCAAGAGATTTTCTTTTTGGTCCAAAGTAGTAAGAGTCTAGTCCGATTTGATTTGATATGaagtttataaatataaaataaaaagttttaattcaaaggtcataatttaaaatatatagtagaaTGTAttaaaaggaaattatttttagttttgtgaTTGTAAATATGTACggtgaaaaattaaaatcagaaaattgtaaaaacaaaagaaagcatcttttaaaataaacaaaaaagaaaaggtaaaacAAAGTAAGTGAAAgtaataatcacttaaaacttgtAAGTCAGTAAGTATGAGTAGTTGAAgttgaaactttttttaaaaagaagttaAAAGTTGGAAAAAAAGTACTTGAAAGTCCCATGTTAATTGGTGTTTACTGTTGACATGGGGGCATTAAAGGATCATTTGGTAGATGATTAAAGTTAGCAATGCAAAACTATATAGTAATATTTAAGTATGAATTAGATATGCAGAGTATATGTTAAAATCGGATAGAATAAGTAATAtcataaacaaaagaaaaataagatgaatacaTAAATTTATGTGGAAACTTTTGCGGGAAAGCCACGGGCAGAAACAGAGGAATTTCACTATAATGGATGGAGAATACAATAAGGAAAATGACGTATTTTCTGAACGTCCAAAACCGGCTCACTAAACCGCAATTATATAATACGTGTGTACAAATAAATTCTAGGCCCAAAAACGTACAGGGCCTGGGGATCCCTGCACTACCACCACATaccccacaaaaaatcacaaacataggTCGCACCGTAAGCTTTTCAAGGCCAAATCAATAAAATTCGGATCACAAACTCTAACAGTTTAGTTATTTCATTTTCtgtcatatatataaaataatacatagataCTTTTATAATTCATTCATATATTAAATATgccaatttttaaattaaaaatcactTTTTACATATGTTGAATTCTATACCTAATTAAAAAAATGCCAGCAAATATGGGTAGGTACTAATATCATAAGAGgtaaaattttatcttttcaatGGAACATGTGATGTGTTGTTTTCCCTAATGTTATCTTTAGCTTTTTGAGATATCAATACTTTATTTTATATGGTTGTGGAGTTGTGTAGTCCTCTTTGGTccttttatcctcaaaataaaaaGGTGCATTCCATGAATTAGATCTCAATAATTGCATTAGAGGGATAAAGAAAATCAAATAGAATACTTGGGATTAGATATCATGGCAATATGATTGGGACAATATTATAATGGAATTAGAAGTAGTTTACGAATTGTGaatcatattattttaatttactgagctctcaatatattattattattattattattatgcatattaaatAAGTTCTTTAGTATAAATACGAAATTTAATatccaaattattaaattttatcaaATTCGTAATCAGAATACTAAATTCGCCCTACCTGAAAGAGTGTGAAAGTGATGTGTTACCTTAACATCATCTAATACACACCTTAAAAACTTCTGTAATTCAttgtattagtattatttttaatcGTGGTATTCTATTATCATTAAAAGTTCTGGTGAAGTGATagtatttcttcatttttaactAGAAATTTCTATGTTCAAGTATTGGATGTGAAAGTCGTTTCTGATAGGAAGGTTTTATCTCTAAAAGTGACTTTTTTATATGTGAATTTAAATTAATCAGATTCCAAAAGAGAAAATTGAAccttttaatgaaaaaaaaaaaaaaatatattggtaTTTTAGCAAAAGTTTTAAGTGGGTGGGGTCTATAGTGGTTAGATTATCACCACCTTCCAGCCATATTTGATCTGGTAGAACATGATTGCCTACCAAATAAGAAGCTCAAAGCAAAGAAAATCTctgcaaaaataataataattaataaaaataaataaataaatataaaagagaatgaaaaaaaaaaaagttatgtacataactttattttttgattaactGTTTGATATTCAAAATTTACTAATTCAACTCATCGAGATTAACGTGTAAAGTACATGATATTTAAAAAACTGGAGCTTATAATTTATGAAAtacaagttaacttggtaaattaATATATGGATTAATAAGCTAGCGAATATTAATTTTCCATTGTAATGGTATGAATGTGAAT
Coding sequences within:
- the LOC107856325 gene encoding probable beta-1,3-galactosyltransferase 2; its protein translation is MKNTMNLKSRGGESAGRGVFSRKLTVLLCIVCFCAGMLFTDRMWTVPEAKGIARTTQIDDQKLGVVSEDCDPTNKDVKSESKDIFGEVTKTHHAIQTLDKTVSNLEMELAAARSLQDSILSGSPITEDIKIPELAKKRKYLMVIGINTAFNSRKRRDSVRATWMPRGDMRKKLEEEKGIVIRFVIGHSATSGGILDRAIEAEDKKHGDFLRLEHVEGYLELSAKTKTYFTTAVALWDADYYVKVDDDVHVNIGALGATLARHRSKPRVYIGCMKSGPVLAQKGVRYHEPEHWKFGEDGNRYFRHATGQLYAISKDLATYISINQHVLHKYVNEDVSLGSWLIGLDVEHIDDRRLCCGTPPDCEWKAQAGNICVASFDWSCSGICRSVDRIKEVHRRCGEGENALWNAVF